The Ranitomeya imitator isolate aRanImi1 chromosome 3, aRanImi1.pri, whole genome shotgun sequence genome has a window encoding:
- the LOC138670558 gene encoding G-protein coupled receptor 183-like — protein MSTIKMNNITNDTCDLYYHQNTARIWLPIFYSMIFLFGLLGNILAMFVIHKNRRKLNSTTLYSRNLVISDICFAIVSPSRIVYYARGFDWTLGEPLCRITALFLYINTYAGVNFMTCLSIDRFFAVVHPHRYNKIRRVKFAKIICIVVWLVVFFQTFPLLLQTMSHWEPTGKTTCMEYPNFEQIQHLPYMLLGACFIGYYVPLIIMLYCYSQISIKLCQTTKKNPLSEKTGTNRKATNTIILVIVVFLICFTPYHVAITQHMIKKLIYVPDCDEQKLFQMVLHITVSLMNLNCCLDPLIYFCACKGYKNQILKILRRQASITSSSATRPAADESSRDLTESQTVQSIPLNQKANHSIHK, from the coding sequence aTGTCGACCATCAAAATGAACAACATAACCAATGACACGTGTGACCTGTATTACCACCAAAATACAGCAAGAATTTGGTTGCCAATTTTTTACAGCATGATTTTCCTATTTGGATTGCTTGGAAACATCTTGGCTATGTTTGTTATCCACAAAAACAGGAGGAAACTTAACTCTACTACACTCTATTCAAGAAACCTGGTCATTTCAGACATCTGCTTTGCCATTGTCTCCCCGTCCAGGATCGTGTACTATGCGAGGGGTTTTGACTGGACCTTGGGAGAACCGCTTTGTCGAATAACTGCACTTTTTCTGTACATTAATACTTATGCCGGAGTAAACTTCATGACTTGTTTGAGCATCGACCGTTTCTTTGCAGTGGTGCATCCGCATCGTTACAACAAAATAAGGAGAGTGAAGTTTGCCAAAATCATCTGCATTGTCGTTTGGTTGGTTGTCTTCTTCCAAACATTCCCACTTCTTCTACAGACAATGTCTCACTGGGAGCCCACTGGGAAAACAACGTGTATGGAATACCCAAATTTTGAACAGATACAACATTTGCCATATATGCTTCTTGGAGCATGCTTTATTGGGTACTATGTTCCTCTAATAATAATGTTGTATTGCTATTCTCAAATAAGTATTAAACTCTGCCAGACTACAAAGAAAAACCCACTATCGGAAAAAACTGGCACCAACAGAAAAGCTACTAACACAATCATTCTAGTGATTGTGGTGTTCCTAATTTGTTTCACACCATACCATGTAGCTATTACCCAGCATATGATCAAAAAACTGATTTATGTGCCAGACTGCGATGAGCAAAAACTATTTCAAATGGTCCTTCACATCACCGTAAGCCTGATGAACTTAAACTGTTGTCTAGATCCCCTCATATACTTCTGTGCATGCAAAGGCTACAAGAATCAGATTCTGAAAATATTAAGACGGCAAGCCAGTATTACCTCCTCCAGTGCCACAAGGCCAGCAGCTGATGAAAGCTCGCGTGACCTCACAGAAAGCCAAACAGTACAAAGCATACCATTAAACCAGAAAGCAAATCACTCCATTCATAAATAA